A region of the Desulfobacter postgatei 2ac9 genome:
TATTGCCCAAAGCCTGAAACACTCCGCGCAAATCTATCCATTCAAACGGGCCGTGGTCTACCCGGCCTCACGGGATAGCTCCGGGCGCGTCCTTTACAGCCAACTGACTTTTTCCCAGCTTGACCGGCAGTCCGACAGCCTTGCCGCAGGGCTTGACAGCATCGGCATTGGCCGGGGAACCCGTACCATTTTAATGGTACCCCCGGGTATGGAGTTTTTTCTTACGGTGTTTGCCATGTTCAAAGTCGGGGCTGTGCCGGTGGTGGTGGATCCCGGCATGGGGATTGACCGGATGTTGCAATGCCTTGTCCAAAGTCGACCCAAGGCATTTATCGGTATTGAAAAGGCCCATGTGCTTAGAACCCTGCGCCCCGGTTTTTTTAAGACCGTGAAACGATGGGTGACCGTGGGCAGAAAGTGGTTCTGGGGCGGCTACACCCTGAACCAGTTGATGAACAGGTTCCCGGGCGCGCCTTTCAAATCGGTACAGACCACGGAGAACGAAACCGCTGCCATTGTATTTACCACCGGCTCCACAGGGCCTGCCAAGGGCGTTATTTATACCCATGGAAATTTTGAGGCCCAGATTCGTCAAATCCAATCCCATTTTAAGATTTCAGCCGATGAGATTGACCTGCCCACCTTTCCGCTTTTTGCACTGTTTGATCCTGCCTTGGGGATGACGGCGGTGATTCCGGACATGGATCCCACAAAACCGGCCCTGGTGAATCCCGTAAAAATTGTCGAAGCCATAGAAAATCATGGCGTGACCAATATGTTTGCATCCCCGGCCCTTTTGAACCGGGTGGGAAAATACGGTAAGGAAAACGGCATCAAACTGCCCTCATTGCGCCGGGTGGTCTCTGCCGGCGCACCTGTCAATCCGGCCAATATTGAACAGTTTTCATCCATGCTCTCCGATGATACCCAGATTCATACACCTTACGGGGCCACGGAAGCGGTTCCTATCATATCCATCGGCTCCCATGAAATCCTTTCGGAAACGAAAAAACTTTCGGAATATGGTTTTGGCATGTGCGTGGGCCGGCCCATTGGAGATACACAGGTGAAATTGATCAAGATTTCAGATGAGCCCATCACCCGGATCCAGGATCTCATAGAGGTGCCTGAAAACAATGTGGGGGAAATCGCGGTAAAAGGAGATCTTGTGACTGAGCATTATTTTAACGATGCCAATGCCGATCTTCTGGCGAAAATACCGGATACGGACGGCAAAATATGGCACAGGATGGGAGATTTGGGCTGGAAGGATTCAAAGGGCAGAATCTGGTTTTGCGGCAGAAAGGCCCACCGGGTTGAAACCGGAAAAGAGACCTTGTTCTCCATCCCCGTCGAAGCCATATTCAACAATCATGAAAAGGTCTACCGCAGTGCGCTCGCAGGCGTCGGCCCTAAAAATTGTCAGATTCCGGTGGTTTTTGTGGAGCCTTTTGAAAAAATATCCGATGAAAAGCAATTTATCCGGGAGCTCTCCTATCTTGCCCATAAAAATCCTTTGACCGCCGGGATTAAATACATTTTCATTGAATATAAATTCCCGGTGGATATTCGACACAACTCCAAAATTTTCAGGGAAAAACTGGCAATCAAGGCCCAGGAGCTAATCAGTGGATAAGATTCAAACCATGAAACGATGAAATAGAAAATTCCCTGTGACCGCGTAATCGGCAAAAACGCAAAATTAACCGGATTTGCCGGTACTCTTGATATTAAGCAGGCGCTTCTGGATCTGGAACGGTTCTGAAACCGTCATGTTATGTTGTGGGTGGAAAGTGCATCAGCGGCTGCCATGCACACGGCCACCGATGACCGGGGGGCTTCGGCTGAAAATACTGCATCTTCTTTTAAAAACGTCGCACGCCAATGGGTTTCGGTCAGACTTTTGGGGCACATATCTTTTAACTGAAAGGTAAAGCCTTGGGTTTCAAGAATCCCGGCAAGTTCCATGGCCGCATTAATGTTATAGACGGCCTGATCGGGAACTGACTCGCCAAGAAGCTGTTTGAGTTGTTTTTCTAAACGTTCAATTGCTGATTCGGACATTATGTTCTCCCATACAAAGGTGGTTCTATTTTCTCAATTCATTGCTCATAGCTGTTTACCAACTTCTGGAGTGTACGCCGAATCAGGTGACGGTGAAAAGGAATTTTTAATTTTGGAATGAATAAAAATTGATATGCGATAGTATCGGTTCTGTGAAAGGGGTGAGACCGAATTAATTAGCCGACCTCACCCCACTCAATTTACTTTGCCAATTACCCTTCAAGTTTGAATGAGACTTTTAATTTTACCCGGTATCCCACAATCCGGTTGTCTTCAAGCCGCATATCCATTTCTGTCACCTGGGCCACCCGCATATCCCTCAAGGTTTTATCGGCGGTTGACACAGCTGCCTTGGCGGCATCCTCCCAGGATTTTTCGGAAAACCCAACTAATTCGATGATTTTGTAAACGCTATTTTCCATGATAACCTCCTAAAAATTAAAAGTTCGGGTTTACTAACGATAAAATAGCACATAAGAGACTTTAATAAGCTGCCTGAACGCATTTGAATTTGAGATTTGAATGTGCCAATTCCACATTAGCTTTATAACAACGGAAGTCTTTGTTTGAGCTTTATCCAGCACGACCTGCAATTAACAACTGATGCGATTTTCCCAGCAGGAACAATAAAACGTCACGGTATTGCGAAAAACAGATGTGTGCATTTTGAGGTAGAGAAGCAACTTATTAATACTATTATACAGACAGTATATTAATTTGTGTAGACTTTTTTTCAAACGCCTGCTGGAAGGAGAACAAGCTCTTGAATGAATTTTCTACATAAATCGATACTGTGGGGATGATGGTAAATGCCGCCCTCATGATCCATTCCTCTGGGAATGCCGTCTGTTAAGAACATCCGGATTAAAAGGATGCTGGCCTTGTATCTGTCCATTTTCCCATGGCAGCTGTTTTCAATGTCTAAAACTTCGCCGGCACTTAACGCCTCAGGCAAAACACCATTTGGCTCCACACAGAATTTAAGAAAATTTAAAATTCTTGCCAGGCGTAAAAGCGTGACCGCTTCAAGCCTGGAAGTCCTATCCGGCACTGGAAAGGCTGTGGAGCGCATTAAGGTAAACTCATTGGGCAGCAACTGCTGTTGTTCACACAGGGTATAATCCGCACTGCCCGGGGCCGGATAATAAATGGAGAGGCCGGCAATGGTTCTTCTGGCCGCAAGTGCCAAAAGATCATTTAAGGTGGTTTCTGCTGTCTGAGCTGGAGCGGCCCCAATGAGATAAGAGACACAATCCATATCCAGTTCTTTGGCGATCTCCAGCACCCTGTCATGGGCATCTCTGACGTCAGGGCGTTTAAAGCGCTTTAACTGGGTTGCACTGAAAGAGCCCACGGACAGGTTCAGGGTTTTGAAGCCGGATGCTTTCATGGCCGTCAGGATCTCGGTGTCAAGGGATGGGGGAAAAAGCCCGTTCATGGCCCGAAGTTCAATATCCTCTCCCTTGAATATTTGCCGGATGCCGTGTAAAAGCTCCAGTACCCATGATTTTTTAAGGGTTAGGTTTTCATCCTCAAAATCAATGAAGCCAATCTGTTTAGACCTGGCCTGCAATTTGATTTCATCAAGAACATCATTAACCGGGCGCATCCGAAAATTCGCGTAATTGCTGGATGCAGACACCGCGCAATATGAACAGGAAAAAGGACACCCTCTTGACGCCACAATGGTGATGGCTGCTTTTTTATTGCGCCGGTAAAAGTGCCAGTCGATTTTATCCAAAGCATTCTGGTCAAGCCCATGGGGAGAATCTGCCCAGGCCGGCGGATTGAGTACAATACCATTGCCCAGCCTGAAACCGATGCCGTTGATTTGTCTTAAATCATCTGCGTCAGGTAAGCTGCCTGGGGGGTGGCTTTTTAACAGTTGTGCAAGCTGTACCATGGGCGTCTCGCCTTCTCCCTGGATGACAAAATCAATCTCGTCGTTTTCGAGGCAGTTTTTGGGAAACTGGGTGGCATGATGCCCCCCAAGAACAATAAAGGCGTTGGGCCAGAATCGTTTCACGGCCCGTGCCGTGTCCAGGGCCTGGTCCCAATAAGGGGTGAACAAGGCAGATATGCCCACTAAAAAAGGCTTTTCCTGTTTGACCAGATTTGCAATATGCTCAAAACTGTAGCCAAAGTGTCTGTAATGGTGGAACAAGGAGAACAAGGTAATATCGGTTTTCCCGTAATAGGGAACCAGGTGATCAAACCCTTTCGGGTATTCAATAATCTTTGATTTATCCCTGGCAAGCGCATCAATGACGGTGCATGAAAATCCGGCCTGTTCCAGCTCCTTGGCAATACAGGCCAGTCCGTAGGGAATGGTGCGTTTCTTTGTCAGGTAAAATTCCCGGATGGGCGGGGCGATTAATATAACATCCGGCATGGGCTGTGTGCCTACTTTATTTTGGGAAACAGAGCAATGGGTACAAGGCAGGCCAGCGGGATAAATGCCGTACATTTAAGAACGATGGTCAGTCCGAAAATATCTGCCAGCCGGCCTATTCCCGGGGCAATGACCCCGCCAAGCCCATAGGCCAGTCCCATCATGAGGCTGGCTGCCATGGCCCGGGATCCCGGCGCAAGCTTCTGGGCCATGACCACGCCTAAGGGCATGGGGGCCAGCACAAAAAAACCGGAAAGAAAGGCACCGGTGTATGCCCCCAATCCCGGCATGTATAAAAACATCAAAAGAGTCGGGGGCATGAGCAGGTATGACAGCAAAAAAACAGGCTTAAACCCGAACCGGTCTGCGCAATAGCCTGCGGTCAGTCCGGACAGGGTCCCGGCAATGGTGAAAAGCGCAATGATTACCCCCACAGAGGGCAGGGTATGGTCCTGACGGGTCAGGTAAATGGGCATGAAGGTTAAAAATGTCTGGCCTACAACAGCTCGCAGCACCATGACCAGCCATATTAAAAAAATCGTTTTATACACCTTTCCAAAGGTGTGCTTCAAACTGTTGATAAATCCTAACCCTGCCATGTTCTCGGATACGGGTTTGGGCATATACTTCAGGCAGAATATAAAGGATACGAGACCCAATATCATGGTCCAGGGCATGGCAGATAAGCCAAACCGGCTCACATACGAGGTAATGAATACAGGACCCAAAGCAAAGGCCAGAGTTCCGCCGGTATTGAAAATAGACTGTGCAAACCCTGCCCGGTTTCCGGCATACAGATTCACCATACCCGAAGTGGATGGATGAAACATGGAGGAACCCACAGAGCCCAGACACAGCGTGGTTAGCAATATCCAATAATTGGGTGCGATACCGGAAAAGGGAATGACAAAAAAAACCAAAAACAATCCGGTGAGTACAAACCATCGGGTTTCGTACCTGTCAGCCATATACCCCACCACCGGCTGAACCACAAAAGCTAAGAAACGCACGGCACCGGTAATCAGGCCCACCTGGGTCAGGGTAAGAGACAGCTTGGCTTGGAATGCCGGCAGCAAAGGGGTGAAAAAGGATGAATAGAAATCTCCGGTAAAATGAACCAGGCTTAGAACCAGGACAATTTTATAATCAATTCTCTCCCCCCGGGGCAACGGTCCCGGAGTTTGGGCGGTACTCATGTGTGGGCGTCCTAACTCTTTAGGCGTTGGTTTTGTTCATATCTTGCCTTTGTCGGAAAGCGTGCGAAGCTCGGCTATGGTTTTTCCATAGTCAGGCGTGTTAAAAATGGCGGAACCCGCCACAAAACAAAGGGCACCGGCCCGGGTAACAGCTTCCATGGTATCATTGTTTACGCCGCCGTCCACCTGGATAATGGCATCGGAGCATGCATCAGAGAGCATTTCGGACAACGCGGTAATTTTATTTAAGCTCGAATCAATAAACTTCTGGCCGCCGAAACCGGGATTGACACTCATGATAAGGACAAGATCAAGCAGATCAATGACATATTCAATGGCGGACAACGGCGTGGCCGGATTCAGGGCAACGCCGGCCTTCACGCCTAAACTTTTTATCAGCTGCAGACTGCGATGCAGATGGGGGCATGCCTCGGCATGGACGCTGATGTAGTCGGCCCCGGCTTTGGCAAAATCCGGAATTCTGGCATCCGGGGTTTCAATCATCAGGTGTACGTCCAGCACCAGATCTGTGGCGCGTTTACACGCCTCCACAACAATGGGGCCGTAGGAAATGTTGGGCACAAACTGTCCGTCCATGACATCAATGTGAATCCAGTCTGCGCCGGCTTTTTCAACCGCTTTGACCTCTTCCCCCAAACGGGTGAAGTCAGCAGAGAGAACAGAAGGGGCGATCAGTGTCATAATAGTCTCCTATTTTAATTTTTCCTATTGCGTCTCATCCTGGCTATAAAAAATCCGTCCATTTCAAGATGGTCAGGAAAGGTTGTTTTATAAAATGTTTTAATCCCGGATTCGCAGAAAAAGGGCAGACGCGCTTCAAAACCTGAAGGGTCCGGGGAAAAATCCTTCCTCTTGTCCAAAAACCGTTGAATCACCTGGGTTGTCTCTTCAGGTTCACAGGAACAGACTGCGTATACCAGCACACCACCAGGTTTCACCAGATTGGCCGAGCCGTTAAGGATTTTTTGCTGCAGGGCTGCCATGCGGATAAGGTCGTTTGGTTTTCGTTTCCATCGGCTGTCCGGGTTTCTGGCAAGGACACCTAAACCTGTGCATGGCGCATCCACAAGCACCCGGTCAAAATAGGATGAAAAATCATTGAACCCGGCCTTTGCCATGTCTACATGGGTGGTGCGAATAATATCAATGTTCAAACGTTTGGCTTCGGTGTTCAAACGTTCGGCTTTTCTTTCACCGGTATCGTTGGCCGTGATGTTGCCTTTGTTTCCCATTTCAAGGGCCATATGGCAGGTTTTGGTGCCAAGGCCTGCACAGGCATCCAGAATGTTTTCGCAGGGTTTGGGGGCTAAAACCTGTACGGCAAGTTGGGCCGCTTCATCCTGAATCTGGAACAGGCCTTCATTAAATCCGGGCAGATCCGGTATGGCGATGCCGGGTGTCCGGACCTGAAGACCTAAGGGGCTGAACCGTGTTATTTGGGATTTGATCCCTGCTCGTTCGAAATTTGCAATCAACTCTTCCCGACTGTTTTTGCGTGGATTAACCCTGAGTGTCAGCGGGGGTAAATCCATCAAAGCGCCCGCAAGGGTCAGCGTTTTTTCTTTGCCATATCTTGCAGCCCAGCGTTTACCAAGCCAGGATGGTATGGAAAAGGCCGCAGCAAGGTGTCCGGGTAGGTTTTTATCTAAACAGGGCAGGGCAATCTTTTTGTGGGATCTGGATATATTGCGCAAAACCGCATTGATGAAGCCGGAAGCCTTTTTGCCGCAGATAGCTTTTGCAAGTTCAATACTGGTATCGATGGCTGCAAAATCAGGGACCCTGTCCAGGAAAACAATCTGGAATACCCCAAGCCGCAATATGGTTTTTACCTTGGGATCAATCCGGTCAAAGGCAAGTTTAGAGCAGTGGCCAATCAATTGATCAATGCGTCCCCTGTGTCTGAACACCCCGAATACAATGGCATGGCAAAGCCCTCTATTCTTTTGACTTAAGCGTTCAAGCGACAGCGCCGCATCATCAACGGCACGGTCAAGGGGCAGGAAGGGCTTTTGCCCTGCTTCAATCAGGGTAAAGGCGAGATAACGTGGATCAGTGGTCATGCTCATTCAAAACAGGCCGGCAGATCAATTTTATTTCCACAAAGAAATGCGGCTGCATCAAGGCGCTTTCCTGAACTTCCCATCAGTTCAAGCACCTGGACCACACCGTTTCCCGCAGCCACAAACAAGCCCTTGTCATTGCAGCAGACAATGGTGCCGGGCAACGCGGATGACGGAATGGATAAGGATGACAAAACAGCCTTGAAAATTTTAAGGCGTTTCCCGCAAAGTTCCGTAAAGGCCCCGGGCCAGGGTGTCATGGCGTTGATGTGAGCGCAGACAGACCTTGCACTGCCGTTCCAGTTAATGCGGCCGTCTGATTTTTTAAGCATGGTCACATAAGTGGCGTTTGAATGATCCTGGGGAACAGGGGTAACCTGATTGTGTTCAATGCCGTGGATGGTTTTAATAATAAGGTCGGCACCCATCAGCGATAGTCTGTCGTGCAGCATTGACGCGGTCTCTTCAGGATCCACAGGCGTTGTGTCCATCAACAGAATATCCCCTGCATCCATTTTTTCAGCCATGACCATGGTGGTCACGCCGGTATGTTCATCCATGTTTAAAATTGCCGCCTGGATGGGGGAAGCCCCTCGGTATTTTGGCAAAAGGGAGGCGTGGATATTTATGGGGTATTTTTGCGGGATATCCAGCATCTGCCGTGAAAGGATCTGTCCAAAGGCAACCACGACAAAATAGTCGGGTTTAAGACCGGAAATCAGCGATATTCCTTCCGGGGTATTTATTTTTTCCGGCTGGTACACCTCAATGCCAAGGTTCAATGCGGCCTGTTTGACTGGGGAAGGGCTAAGTTTTTTTCCGCGGCCTTTGGGCCGGTCCGGCTGGGTTACTGCCAGTAAAATGTCAAACCCCGGATCTTTTGCCAGGGCCTCTAACGCCGGGACAGAGAATTCCGGGGTTCCCATAAAAACAATGCGGGTCTTTTTCATTTTTCGTTTTTCAATTGTTTTAACCGTTTTTTCTTATACATGGCCCTTTTCAATGCAGAAATCCTGTCAATAAACAGGATACCGTCAAGATGGTCAATTTCATGCTGCATGATAACGGACATAAGCCCGTGGGCCTCAAACTCAATGGTTTCGCCGTCAATATTCATGGCCCGTACCGTGACGCTTGCATGCCGCCTGACATCGGCCCGGTAGTCAACAACACTTAAGCACCCTTCTTGTTCAGAGATAAAAGTCTCTTTGGATTTGGACAGGATTTCAGGATTAATCAGTGCGATAAATGTTTTGTCTTCAGGGTCTTTTTGTTCATCTGCTGCATGGGGGTCATAAACGATAACCCGCCGGTTTACGCCGACCTGGGGGGCGGCAAGGCCTACCCCCGAATCATGGAACATGGTCTCACCCATATCCTCAACAAATGTTTTCAGCTCCTCATCAATGGTCTCAACAGGCACTGAGACCATTTTTAAGGAGGGTTCAGGAAAAGTGACAATATCAAGAGTAGCCATTTATTTTAAAATTTCCTTTGCTTTTTCAATGTCCTTTCTGATCTGGTCGGACAACTGTGCAATACTTGAAAATTTAATTTCATCCCGAAGTCGTTTCACCATATTAACGCGTATCCGAGATTCGTATATATCTTCTTTAAAATCAAGGATATGAACCTCAATGGTGAACATCCCATCCCCAAAGGTAGGGGAAAAACCAATATTGGCCACACCCTTGAAGTTACCGTGAATGGTTTCAACAGTTACCGCATAGACCCCGAACTTGGGACACAGTTCATCATGAAGTTTTATATTGGCCGTGGGAAAGCCAAGCTGACTGCCGCCGCGCTTGCGGCCCTTTATCACCTTGCCCCGGATCTGGTAAAATCGTCCAAGATAGTTCTTTGCCCGGTCCACATGGCCGTCCATGACAAGTTCTCTGATTCTTGTGCTGGAAATGCGCTCCGTGTCAGTTTCAACATCCCGTATCCAGTCCGGTACAATGGTCTCATACCCAAGTTCTCCACCCTTTGCTTTGAGCAGCGCAACATTACCGGCCCTGTTTTTTCCAAAGCTATAATCAGGGCCGATAACTATGGTTTTCATGCCGATTTTTTTTACAAGAATATCTTCGATGAATTCCTGGGCTGATATCTGTGCAAAGGATTTGTCAAAGGGTAGACAGATCAGCACGTCTATGCCCGAGGCTTTTATCAGTTCGATTTTCTGGTCCCGCCGGGTGATTAACGGGGGGGTGGAAATTCCCAGAGCTCTTAACGGGTGGGGTTCAAATGTCATGGCTATGCAGGTGCCGCCAATTCGGCGCCCCGTTTCAATCACCTGGTTCAACAGGGCCTGGTGACCTTTGTGCACACCGTCAAAATTACCAATGGTAATAACGGCGTTGTTAAAGGGGGCCTTAATCTGATTCAAGTCTTCAATTAATTCCATGTCGTCCTTTAAAATTCAAACAAAATACTATTGACAAACCAAACAAACGCATATATATATCTCAACCATCGCTTTTACGCAATCTTTAAATGGGCTGTCTACAAAGCGATCCTGAGTGTGCCGAAGTGGCGGAATTGGTAGACGCACTAGTTTCAGGGACTAGCGAGCGTACGCTTGTGGGAGTTCGAATCTCCCCTTCGGCACCACCTCAATAAAGATCCCGGAAGGATAAGCCTTCTTGGGATTTTTTAGTTTTGGAATCCTCTCTCTTCTATCGTTCGATTTTATATGCCTGCTATTATGTACAATATGAGATGAAAATTAACTACATTGAGGTGTCAGGAAACAATCCGGCCAACAAGGCAGTTGCCGTTGCTGCATTGATCATATTTAAGATTAACGATTTGTCCTTTAAGGCTGTCCGGATTGCCATGTGTATCCTTTTCATTCTTAATAAAGACGGTCAGGTAGTTGGTGGTGACTGCCTTAAGCATGCCTGTCTGCCGATCCCCTTGATTCTGTATCAGGCCCTTTAGGATTCGACCTTGGTTTGACTTGATAAAATCCGAACGTTTCTGTTCACCAAGTTCGCGCATCAGCGCTGCTCTTTTTTTTGCCGTGTTCGATGGCACCTTTGGGGTAAAATGCCATGCGGGCGTCCCTTTTCTTGGTGAATAGGGGAATACATGAAGGTAGGATACGGGTAGAGCCGCTACAAGCTTATATGTATTTTCAAACGCCTTGTCGGTTTCACCGGGAAATCCCATGATCAAATCAAGACCAATACCGGCATGGGGCAGGATTTCATGAATTTTGTGGATCACTTCTGAAAATTGTTCAACTGAATAAGGCCGCTTCATGCGGGACAGAACACCATCGTCTCCGGCCTGGAGAGGGATATGGAAGTGATCGCACAAAATATGGCCGGGTCGGGCCATATTAATGAGATCATCCGTTATTTCATTGGGCTCAATGGAGGAGATCCTTATT
Encoded here:
- the rpe gene encoding ribulose-phosphate 3-epimerase, which codes for MTLIAPSVLSADFTRLGEEVKAVEKAGADWIHIDVMDGQFVPNISYGPIVVEACKRATDLVLDVHLMIETPDARIPDFAKAGADYISVHAEACPHLHRSLQLIKSLGVKAGVALNPATPLSAIEYVIDLLDLVLIMSVNPGFGGQKFIDSSLNKITALSEMLSDACSDAIIQVDGGVNNDTMEAVTRAGALCFVAGSAIFNTPDYGKTIAELRTLSDKGKI
- a CDS encoding bifunctional riboflavin kinase/FAD synthetase, with the translated sequence MELIEDLNQIKAPFNNAVITIGNFDGVHKGHQALLNQVIETGRRIGGTCIAMTFEPHPLRALGISTPPLITRRDQKIELIKASGIDVLICLPFDKSFAQISAQEFIEDILVKKIGMKTIVIGPDYSFGKNRAGNVALLKAKGGELGYETIVPDWIRDVETDTERISSTRIRELVMDGHVDRAKNYLGRFYQIRGKVIKGRKRGGSQLGFPTANIKLHDELCPKFGVYAVTVETIHGNFKGVANIGFSPTFGDGMFTIEVHILDFKEDIYESRIRVNMVKRLRDEIKFSSIAQLSDQIRKDIEKAKEILK
- a CDS encoding dodecin family protein, producing MENSVYKIIELVGFSEKSWEDAAKAAVSTADKTLRDMRVAQVTEMDMRLEDNRIVGYRVKLKVSFKLEG
- the fmt gene encoding methionyl-tRNA formyltransferase, producing MKKTRIVFMGTPEFSVPALEALAKDPGFDILLAVTQPDRPKGRGKKLSPSPVKQAALNLGIEVYQPEKINTPEGISLISGLKPDYFVVVAFGQILSRQMLDIPQKYPINIHASLLPKYRGASPIQAAILNMDEHTGVTTMVMAEKMDAGDILLMDTTPVDPEETASMLHDRLSLMGADLIIKTIHGIEHNQVTPVPQDHSNATYVTMLKKSDGRINWNGSARSVCAHINAMTPWPGAFTELCGKRLKIFKAVLSSLSIPSSALPGTIVCCNDKGLFVAAGNGVVQVLELMGSSGKRLDAAAFLCGNKIDLPACFE
- a CDS encoding B12-binding domain-containing radical SAM protein — protein: MPDVILIAPPIREFYLTKKRTIPYGLACIAKELEQAGFSCTVIDALARDKSKIIEYPKGFDHLVPYYGKTDITLFSLFHHYRHFGYSFEHIANLVKQEKPFLVGISALFTPYWDQALDTARAVKRFWPNAFIVLGGHHATQFPKNCLENDEIDFVIQGEGETPMVQLAQLLKSHPPGSLPDADDLRQINGIGFRLGNGIVLNPPAWADSPHGLDQNALDKIDWHFYRRNKKAAITIVASRGCPFSCSYCAVSASSNYANFRMRPVNDVLDEIKLQARSKQIGFIDFEDENLTLKKSWVLELLHGIRQIFKGEDIELRAMNGLFPPSLDTEILTAMKASGFKTLNLSVGSFSATQLKRFKRPDVRDAHDRVLEIAKELDMDCVSYLIGAAPAQTAETTLNDLLALAARRTIAGLSIYYPAPGSADYTLCEQQQLLPNEFTLMRSTAFPVPDRTSRLEAVTLLRLARILNFLKFCVEPNGVLPEALSAGEVLDIENSCHGKMDRYKASILLIRMFLTDGIPRGMDHEGGIYHHPHSIDLCRKFIQELVLLPAGV
- a CDS encoding MFS transporter; translation: MSTAQTPGPLPRGERIDYKIVLVLSLVHFTGDFYSSFFTPLLPAFQAKLSLTLTQVGLITGAVRFLAFVVQPVVGYMADRYETRWFVLTGLFLVFFVIPFSGIAPNYWILLTTLCLGSVGSSMFHPSTSGMVNLYAGNRAGFAQSIFNTGGTLAFALGPVFITSYVSRFGLSAMPWTMILGLVSFIFCLKYMPKPVSENMAGLGFINSLKHTFGKVYKTIFLIWLVMVLRAVVGQTFLTFMPIYLTRQDHTLPSVGVIIALFTIAGTLSGLTAGYCADRFGFKPVFLLSYLLMPPTLLMFLYMPGLGAYTGAFLSGFFVLAPMPLGVVMAQKLAPGSRAMAASLMMGLAYGLGGVIAPGIGRLADIFGLTIVLKCTAFIPLACLVPIALFPKIK
- a CDS encoding MGMT family protein, with the translated sequence MPCDRVIGKNAKLTGFAGTLDIKQALLDLERF
- the rsmB gene encoding 16S rRNA (cytosine(967)-C(5))-methyltransferase RsmB; the encoded protein is MTTDPRYLAFTLIEAGQKPFLPLDRAVDDAALSLERLSQKNRGLCHAIVFGVFRHRGRIDQLIGHCSKLAFDRIDPKVKTILRLGVFQIVFLDRVPDFAAIDTSIELAKAICGKKASGFINAVLRNISRSHKKIALPCLDKNLPGHLAAAFSIPSWLGKRWAARYGKEKTLTLAGALMDLPPLTLRVNPRKNSREELIANFERAGIKSQITRFSPLGLQVRTPGIAIPDLPGFNEGLFQIQDEAAQLAVQVLAPKPCENILDACAGLGTKTCHMALEMGNKGNITANDTGERKAERLNTEAKRLNIDIIRTTHVDMAKAGFNDFSSYFDRVLVDAPCTGLGVLARNPDSRWKRKPNDLIRMAALQQKILNGSANLVKPGGVLVYAVCSCEPEETTQVIQRFLDKRKDFSPDPSGFEARLPFFCESGIKTFYKTTFPDHLEMDGFFIARMRRNRKN
- the def gene encoding peptide deformylase, coding for MATLDIVTFPEPSLKMVSVPVETIDEELKTFVEDMGETMFHDSGVGLAAPQVGVNRRVIVYDPHAADEQKDPEDKTFIALINPEILSKSKETFISEQEGCLSVVDYRADVRRHASVTVRAMNIDGETIEFEAHGLMSVIMQHEIDHLDGILFIDRISALKRAMYKKKRLKQLKNEK
- a CDS encoding fatty acid CoA ligase family protein → MTRYTNIAQSLKHSAQIYPFKRAVVYPASRDSSGRVLYSQLTFSQLDRQSDSLAAGLDSIGIGRGTRTILMVPPGMEFFLTVFAMFKVGAVPVVVDPGMGIDRMLQCLVQSRPKAFIGIEKAHVLRTLRPGFFKTVKRWVTVGRKWFWGGYTLNQLMNRFPGAPFKSVQTTENETAAIVFTTGSTGPAKGVIYTHGNFEAQIRQIQSHFKISADEIDLPTFPLFALFDPALGMTAVIPDMDPTKPALVNPVKIVEAIENHGVTNMFASPALLNRVGKYGKENGIKLPSLRRVVSAGAPVNPANIEQFSSMLSDDTQIHTPYGATEAVPIISIGSHEILSETKKLSEYGFGMCVGRPIGDTQVKLIKISDEPITRIQDLIEVPENNVGEIAVKGDLVTEHYFNDANADLLAKIPDTDGKIWHRMGDLGWKDSKGRIWFCGRKAHRVETGKETLFSIPVEAIFNNHEKVYRSALAGVGPKNCQIPVVFVEPFEKISDEKQFIRELSYLAHKNPLTAGIKYIFIEYKFPVDIRHNSKIFREKLAIKAQELISG